Sequence from the Thermoplasmata archaeon genome:
CCACGGCGGAAAGCATGATCGAAGAGAACAGGAAGGCGAAGAGAACCGCAAGGAGGATGTTCGTCGCCGGGCCCGCGGCATACAGGCGCGCCCGCTGTCTCGGGGGCAGGGCCCGGAGCTCCTCTTCGTCGGGCTCCACGAACGCACCGATGGGGACGACCAGGAAGATCGCGCCCACGGACCGCACCCGAATGTTGACCGCGCGGGCCAAGATGCCGTGGCAGAATTCGTGAAGCACAATCGCCACGGCCAGCCCGAACACGCCGTAGCCCAGGGGGATGACGGGATTGATGCCCGGGAGTCCAAGCAGGAGGTCCGGCGACGGCGGGTTGGCCCGGACCGCCGCGCTCTGCACGAGCGTGGCCTCCCATAGCAGGAGGACCGTGACGGCGACCATCGTCACGCCGACGAGGACGATCGAGAGATCGCCGAAGGCCCGCCAAAATCGCTTGGGTCGGGCAAGCCGGTCGATCAGGGCCCGGCCGCGCCCCGTCTTCCACATCACGATAGGGCCGGCGAGGGTCACGTTGCGTGGCTCGAGGAACTTCCTTCGCTGGAGGTAGAAGAAGAACGCGGGCCAGAGGGCCACCGCGGCGATTGCTATCAGGTAGGGCGTCCAGTCCGCCATCGGTGGCCTCTGACGAGCCCTTCGGTCTATTTAAACCATCCCGGGCAGTTAGTGCGCCGGCAACTGCCGCGCCCACACGTCATCCGGGACGTCCTTGTACACGGCGAACGCATCCTGGGTCGGGCGGGTCGCCGCGCTCTTCGCCAGGGCCTTGATCCGGTCCACCCGGAGCACCCAATAGTGGATGCGCCAGGTCTTTCCCTTCTTGATCAGGACCTCCTCCTGCCGCGTCCCGAGGAGGCCTTCCTCCTCGAGCATGTAGAACACGTCGCGGTCCGCGACGTCGAGGTTGTTGTCGATGACCTCCGTCTCGAATCCGAAGAAGGAGAGGAGGTATTCCGCCAGGATCCGCAGCTCCTCCTCGGGCATCCCACGCTTGCCCAGCGTCGCCCGAAGGGCGGCGACGACCTCGGACATCAGGACGATCGGCATCGGGGCCCGTTTCGCGGACCTTGCGGGCGACATAAAAGCGCATCGTCCATATTCCCCCGGTTGATAAGTTTCCCGGAGGGACCGCATGTCCGCTGCCCGTACCCGAGATCGAACCCATGCCATGGCCTACGTGACCGCACCCGATCGCACGTCTGCGCGACGGATCGCGCATGCCGTCCTGGAGGCACGGCTCGCGTCCTGCGCGAACCTCTCCCCGATCGAGTCCGTGTTCTGGTGGAAGGGCTCCCTCGAGGAAGCGAAGGAAGTGGTTCTCGTCTTCAAAACGCGGCGAGCGCTCGTCCCGCGGCTCATTGAGGCGGTCCGAAAGGCGCACCCGTACGCGGTCCCGTGCATCGTCGCGTATCCCATGGAGTCGGGCTACGCTCCGTACCTGGACTGGATTGACCGGGAAACGCGGGTTCAACGATAGACGGCCACGGCGCCGTAGCCCACGGCCATGTCGCGGTCCTCGCTCACGTCGCTCGAGCTCCCGTAGTGCAGGAGTTTCGCCTGGGTGGCACCGAGTTTCTTGGCGGCCACGAGCATCGCGGTCACGGGTCCGTAGCCGCACATGGAGATGTTGTCCCGCGCCACGCGGTCCTGGAGGCCCTTCGGGTCGAGGGCCAGGATCCGGTCCAACGCCTTCCCGTCCTGCTCCTTCGCAAACGCGGGCGCGGCCTTCCCTCGCGGCGGGACTTGGTTGTAGTTCGGCCCGACATGGCTGAAGTCCGAGGACGCGATGACGAGGGCGTCCCGGTCGCGGACCGCCTCCGCGGCGAGTTCGCCCACCTCCGCTGCGAGCTCGTACTCCTGGAACGCCATGCACACGGGCACGAAGCGCACGCGGGTGTCCAGGTGCTGGAGAAAGGGGAGCTGCACCTCGATGCTGTGCTCGTGGCGGTGCGCGGCCACGTCGTCCTCGATGGGCGGGATGGACACGGCATGGAGGAGATCCGGATCCACGGGAACGACCCCCAGAGGCGTCTCCCAGTCATGGTGGGTCGTGGCTAAGGGGGCGCCCGCACCGTAGTGGTTCGGTCCCAGGACGATGTAGGACGCCCTCAAGCCGTCCGCGGCGAGGGCGGCGTAGCTGTGCGCCGCGACGGGGCCGGAGTACTGGTACCCCGCATGAGGGCACACGAGGCCGACGAGGCGCCGCGGTCCTTGCGCGGGCTTGGGAAGGCTGCCGGGTCCGAGCTTGGACGTGTAGCAGAGCTCGATCTGGCGGAGGAGCGACTCCCGGCTCCCCTCGTAGAACGCACCGGCGACCGCAGGATAGCGCATCCGAGACGACCCGTCAGAGGGACGCCTCGTAATCGTCGATGGTTGGCGTAAACTCTTCGTCGGCCTTGACCGTGCCGCGTGTCTTCAGAATCTCCCGGGTCAGGAGCCAGTACACGGTGGCCAGGGCGCGCCGCCCCTTGTTGTTCGTCGGGATGACGAGGTCGACATACCGGGTCTCGTTGTTTGCGTCGCAGAGGGCGACCACGGGGATGCCGACGTTCAACGCCTCGCGGAGGGCCTGCTGGTCCGCCGCGGGATCAGTGACCGTGATGACCTCGGGCTCGATGTACTCGGGAAGGTTCGGATTCGTCAGCGTGCCCGGGACGAACCGCCCCGCGAGGACCTGAGCGCCGATGGCCTTCGCGAAGAGTTTCGCAGGCTTCTGCGCGTACTGTCGCGCGGCGACGACGAGGATGCTGTCCGGCTTGAACCGGGCGAGGAACTTGGACGCCTCGCGGATGCGGGTGTCCGTCTTCTTGATGTCCAGGACATAGAGCCCGTCGATCCGCACCTTGTAGATGAAGGGCTTCATGTCCGCGCTCTTCTGCTGCGTGCCGATGTGCACGCCCGACGTCAGGTACACGTCCTCGGGCACGAGCAGTCCTTGGACGCCCGTCTGCTCTTCCTCTTGCATCAGGTTCCCTCGTGAAGTTCCTCTTCGATCCGGATGAGTTCGTTCAGCTTCGCGGTCCGCTCGCCGCCCACGGTCCCCGTCTTGATGCCCAGGGACCCGAAGGCCACGGCGAGGTGGGCGATCGTGTCGTCCGTCGTCTCGCCGCTGCGGTGGGAGACAATCGTGGCGTACCCGGCGCTCCGGGCCATCTCCACCGTGGCGCGCGTCTCGGTCAGCGTCCCAATTTGATTGGGCTTAATAAGGATAGCGTTTCCCGCCCCGGCGGCGATGCCCTCCTGCAGCCGCGCCACGTTCGTGCAGAAGATGTCGTCCCCGATGATCACGCACGTCTTCCCGATCGCCTCGGTGAGCTGCGCGAACCCCTCGAAGTCCTCCTCGTCGAGCGGGTCCTCCAGGCTGTACACGCGATAGTCCGTCACGAGCCGCTCCACGAACTCGATCTGCTTGTCCCGGGTCAGCGTCCTCCGCCGGTAGCGGTATCGCCCCTCCGAGAAGAACTCGGACGCGGCCAGGTCCATGCCGGGACGCACGGGAAAGCCAACGTCCCGCTCGACGGCCTCGCAGGCGTCCGCGACGAGACCGAGGGCTTCCTCATCGTCGAGCTTCGCGACCCACGCGCCTTCGTCGCCGCGGCCCAGGGACACCCCTGGGGACTTCTTGGCCAGGGCGTCCTTGAGCAGATGGTGGACGCGGGCGTTCGCGAACACATTCTCCACGACCGTGGGGCCTTGGGACACCACGAGGAACTCCTGGATTGTGGTCCCGCCCACGGCGTGCCGCCCGCCGCCGATCACGTTGCCGAAGGGGAAGGGCATCCGTCGCGCGTCCGAGCCTCCGAGAAACCGGTACAGGGGCTGCCCCGCGGCGGACGCCGCGGCCTTCGCGTTCGCAAGGGACACGGCGACCGCAACGTCACCGCCAATCCGGGAGAAGTTCGGTGTGCCGTCGATTTCGCGGAGCAGGTGATCGAGCCCTTCCTGGTCGGCCACGTTACGGCCCCGGAGCCGCGGCGCCACGTCCTTCGCGAAGAGGCGCAACGCCGCCTCCACGCCGCCCTGCGGGAACGCCTGGGCTTCGTGGGCGCCCGTACTCGCGCCGGAGGGCGCGGCGACCCGGAAACGGCCATCCGCCTGGAGGTCCACCTCGACGGTCGCGTGGCCTCGGCTGTCCAGAATCTTGCGGATCGTGGCGCGTTCAATCGCGGCCATGCGGGAACCTCTGGACGGTCATGGGCACGATCCCGGCCTGGAATTCCCGGTACGCAATCTGCATGGGGTCGATCTCCGTGGACGACCCGTCGAGGACTCCGGGCGCGCCCAGGGAGATCTGCAACGCGCGGGCGCCAAGAATACGAGCTCGCTCGAATCGCGTGTAGCGCATGGAGAACCCCGAGGCGTGCGCTGACAGGGCCGGCAAATATAAAGATTCCGCCCGGGGGTTCCGGGCGGTCCGTTCGCGGTTATTGAGGCGGCGGCGCCATCGGCGGCGCGTAGGGGGCCGCCATGGGCATGGACGGCTTGAACACGAGGCCGAGGATCCCGCCCACTAGGCCCAAGATGAAGCCGATGATGATCCCGGCAAACGTGAACGGGATGCTCACAATCGACATGATGAGGACGATCGCGCCCCACATCACGTGCTGTTCCGGCTTCGTGTACATCATCACGCCCCCGAGGATCATGATGATGGAAAAGATCACGCCGATCACGCCGAGCAGGGTCACGCCGAGTCCGAAGGTCGGGAAGAACGCCATGAACGCTCCCAAGGCCAGCCAGACCAGTGCCCCCAAAAGGCCGAAGATGCCACCAATCAACGATAGCACGAACGCTGCAGTCGGTTTCTCTGCCACGGCACGCCTCCTTATCTTGGGCGCCAATCCTAGGGCCATTATAAAAAAGTTGTGATAAAAGCCCCTAATGGAGAGAATGGGGCCGAAAGGAACCTCTTGGACGAGCGCCGCACCTGGCCGGGTCCCCCGCTGAAGCGGACCTCACATGCGGCGCGATCGCCCTGTTCTCACCGGAAGTGCTGCCGCACCAGGAGGAGATAGACCAACAGGATGAGCGGGATGACGAGGCCGACGACGTCCCCCAGGCTCCCGATGATCGAGACGATCAGCACGATGATCGCGAGCCACCAGGCCCAGCTCCGGAGGTGCCACAACCCCAAACCGACCCCGATGAACACGAGGGCAAGGACCAGGAATACGGCGCCCAGAACGGCCCCGCCGAGGCCAAAGAAGGTCGGCAGTCCCCGGAACGCCGCGAAGCCCGCCAGCAGGAACAGACCGATCGCTCCCAAGAGGAACACGGCCCCCACGAGGA
This genomic interval carries:
- a CDS encoding DUF6015 family protein; the encoded protein is MPIVLMSEVVAALRATLGKRGMPEEELRILAEYLLSFFGFETEVIDNNLDVADRDVFYMLEEEGLLGTRQEEVLIKKGKTWRIHYWVLRVDRIKALAKSAATRPTQDAFAVYKDVPDDVWARQLPAH
- the cutA gene encoding divalent-cation tolerance protein CutA, which encodes MSAARTRDRTHAMAYVTAPDRTSARRIAHAVLEARLASCANLSPIESVFWWKGSLEEAKEVVLVFKTRRALVPRLIEAVRKAHPYAVPCIVAYPMESGYAPYLDWIDRETRVQR
- the amrB gene encoding AmmeMemoRadiSam system protein B, translated to MRYPAVAGAFYEGSRESLLRQIELCYTSKLGPGSLPKPAQGPRRLVGLVCPHAGYQYSGPVAAHSYAALAADGLRASYIVLGPNHYGAGAPLATTHHDWETPLGVVPVDPDLLHAVSIPPIEDDVAAHRHEHSIEVQLPFLQHLDTRVRFVPVCMAFQEYELAAEVGELAAEAVRDRDALVIASSDFSHVGPNYNQVPPRGKAAPAFAKEQDGKALDRILALDPKGLQDRVARDNISMCGYGPVTAMLVAAKKLGATQAKLLHYGSSSDVSEDRDMAVGYGAVAVYR
- the rpsB gene encoding 30S ribosomal protein S2, with the protein product MQEEEQTGVQGLLVPEDVYLTSGVHIGTQQKSADMKPFIYKVRIDGLYVLDIKKTDTRIREASKFLARFKPDSILVVAARQYAQKPAKLFAKAIGAQVLAGRFVPGTLTNPNLPEYIEPEVITVTDPAADQQALREALNVGIPVVALCDANNETRYVDLVIPTNNKGRRALATVYWLLTREILKTRGTVKADEEFTPTIDDYEASL
- a CDS encoding enolase C-terminal domain-like protein, with product MAAIERATIRKILDSRGHATVEVDLQADGRFRVAAPSGASTGAHEAQAFPQGGVEAALRLFAKDVAPRLRGRNVADQEGLDHLLREIDGTPNFSRIGGDVAVAVSLANAKAAASAAGQPLYRFLGGSDARRMPFPFGNVIGGGRHAVGGTTIQEFLVVSQGPTVVENVFANARVHHLLKDALAKKSPGVSLGRGDEGAWVAKLDDEEALGLVADACEAVERDVGFPVRPGMDLAASEFFSEGRYRYRRRTLTRDKQIEFVERLVTDYRVYSLEDPLDEEDFEGFAQLTEAIGKTCVIIGDDIFCTNVARLQEGIAAGAGNAILIKPNQIGTLTETRATVEMARSAGYATIVSHRSGETTDDTIAHLAVAFGSLGIKTGTVGGERTAKLNELIRIEEELHEGT
- a CDS encoding DNA-directed RNA polymerase subunit K, with product MRYTRFERARILGARALQISLGAPGVLDGSSTEIDPMQIAYREFQAGIVPMTVQRFPHGRD
- a CDS encoding DUF6114 domain-containing protein — encoded protein: MAEKPTAAFVLSLIGGIFGLLGALVWLALGAFMAFFPTFGLGVTLLGVIGVIFSIIMILGGVMMYTKPEQHVMWGAIVLIMSIVSIPFTFAGIIIGFILGLVGGILGLVFKPSMPMAAPYAPPMAPPPQ